CGAAAAAACGGGAATTCTAATTGTCGCCAACGGGAAAAACAATTGACGTTCAACAATACTTAGTCAGCTAACCCAATTGGACTGAATGCTTGAAATCACCCTCCGCAAGACTCTGCCTGACCTTCCCCGACCCGGCAAGCTCTTCTTCCACTGAGCCCAAAGTGCTCCATGACCTCAACGATCGCCTCCCGCTTGTGGTGTAGAGAGTCTGGAAACGCCTGACGTCGTGAGCACACACTCCTCTACCAGGTGCCCATCCGCTGCTTCCACACGCTCCTGGCGGAATGCGAAGATACCAACTGTCCGGTGACTGTGGGGCGGGAAGAGGCGACAAGACACGGGGGAGTATATGATCCGTCCGGCCTTTTTGGCCTTTTTTGTCGGTTGTCGCGTTGCAATCAGCCAATTGACAATCGAACAACTCCATGCTGGGTCGGGGGGTGTGGCTGGGCTTAATCGGAGCCTATTGCCGAGCACCTGCGATGCTTGTCACCAGCGTGTAGAGAAGCAGCAGTCCCGAATAGAATGACTTCAGTGACACCCTTTCGTCGTTGCCGTGCATCCTTCCCAGGTCATCTTCGGTGAGGGGAAATGGGAGAATTCCGTAGGCCTGCATCCCCTTTTTTCTCAATGCTCTTGAATCTGTTGCCCCGGCTGACAAAAATGGAACTACTTCCGCCCCTGGAAATATCTTCTTTGACGCTTCAACGATCTTGGCGAAAAACTCATTCTGGAAAGAAGAGCCTTCGGATTCACCTTGCTCAGGTTTCTTGTATTCGATCTTCACTCTATTGTCCCGAACCACGTTCTCCAGCTCCGAGACAAACTCCTCAATAGTCTCGCCCGGGAGAAGCCTCACATTGAGATGCGCCTCGCAGGATGAAGGAATCACATTCGCGCGGATGCCGGCCCTCAGAATCGTAGGGGAGACTGTATTCCTCATGACAGCGTTCAGCATGAGATTTTTTGAGACCCTTCTCGAACAGAATCCTCCAATCATTGGTGTTTTCAGATTCTTGAGGTAGAAGCTGGCGGGAAACTTCTCTTTCTTGGCAAGCCCGTTGAAGAAAACTCTTGCCGCTGGATTCAGCTTGACCTTGGTTTCGTATTTGGAAATCCTGGAAAGCGCGGTCGAAAGAATGGAGATGCAGTTGTCCGGCCTTGGCATTGACGCATGTCCGCCGTGTCCTTCCACCGTGAGTTTTACATTGTAGGGGACTTTCTCAGTTGTCTGCACTGCGACGTATCTCACCTTTCCGCCCGATTCCATCACTCGTCCGCCCTCGTTAATCGCCACTTCTGCATCTATTTTCTGGAAATGATTCTTGACTATCCAATTTATCCCAAACCGTCCGCCTGCTTCCTCATCGGCCTCTGCCACGAATACAATGTCTCTATCCAAAGGAATGTTGTGCCGCCTGACAAGGAGCATTATCTCTGTTTCGACGGCCGTCATTCCCTTGTCATCAATTGCGCCCCTACCGTAAAGGTAATCTTCTTTTATCTGGCCCGAGAACGGTTCTAAGCTCCACTTTTCTCTCTCAACGCCCACGACATCCGTGTGCGAAAGAAGAAGAATCGGTCGCTGCTTTCCACTCCCCCTTATCCTCGCAACTATGGTCCCTCTGCCGGAACCGGGCTCCAGGATTTCCGATTCAATCCCTTCTTGTGAAAAGAGCTGATGCAGATACTCTGCAACTTTGGTCTCGTTTCCGGGAGGATTACTGGTATCAATTCTTATGAGATCCTGAAGAATCCGAATCGCCTCTTCATTTGCCCGGCTCCAATCAACAACTTCCTGGCCCAGCGAAGAGTCCGGGTTTCGACTGCCTTTTTCCATGGTTTTCTAGTACCTCCCAACGATTCCCGGCCTGCATCTTCTCAGAAACTGCCGGTCCCGGTCAAAACTCTTGTCTGCCCCGTTGAGCGGCCTCCCGAGGCCCCGGAATTTTTTTTGTAAATACCTTGCCACACCCGCTCGCGTGACTATAATGAGCGTGTCTTTGTATTTTTCTCTCAAAGAAAGTTTTCTCGGTTCTTTCGTGTGCGTTCCAAATAGATTGTAACCATGAATCGGCGAAGGAGGTTCATATGAAGAAGAACTTCTTCCTCGCAATTGCGGGCAACATCGGAGTCGGGAAGACCAATCTTACAAAAGCTCTGAACCAGAAACTCGGCTGGCGATCCTATTATGAACCCGTCGTCAACAATCCATATCTGGAGAACTTCTATAAGGACATGCAAAGGTGGAGCTTCCATCTTCAAATGTTCTTTCTCTCAAGAAGATTCGAAGCGCAGAGGGAGTTCATGTTGATTGAGGAATCGTTCATACAGGACCGGACCATCTATGAGGACGGAGAGGTCTTTGCAAGGACTCTCTATGAGCAGGGCTCCATGACTGAGGTGGACTATGAAAACTACAAATCCCTTTTCGACTTGATGGTAAGCTTCCTGCGTCCTCCGGACATGATCATATATCTTGAGGCCTCGCCCGAAATTCTTCTGGGGAGAATCGAAAACAGGGGGAGAGATTGTGAGAAATCGATAACCATGGAATATCTTTCAAGACTCGACAATGCATACAAGAGGTGGGTCGAGAAAGCCTCGTCGTATTCAAGAATCTATCGAATAGACACCGAGAGAACTAATTTTGTTAAGGACACAGATGCGATTGAATCCCTCGTGGAGATGCTGAGAATGGAGGAACAGAATCTTCCGAGCATCGGGGCCTTGGGTAGCAAGCAATTCTGACGATGAGAAGGTGCAGGAAAAGTGAAGAACCGCGTCCTTTCAGAGCTTTTCGAGCAGATGGCAGATGCTCTCGAGTTCAAGGGAGAGAACCGGTTCAAAGTCAATGCCTATAGAAAGGTGAGCAGAGTTCTTGGAGATCTGCGGGAAGACATTGAGCATGTCCGGAAGGAAGGGAAACTCCTGGAGGTCCCGGGGATAGGGAAGGGCACGGCGGAGAAGATAGAGGAGTACCTCAAGACAGGCCGGATCAGTAAATTCAAAGAAGTAATGGACGGAGTTCCGCCGGGAATTGTTGACCTTCTCTCGATTCAGGGACTCGGGCCGAAAACACTTGCTCTGGCGTACAAAGAGCTGGGCGTAAAGAGCGTCGAAGATCTGGTACGAGTCTCCAAAGACAAGACTCTTGCCTCTCTCCCCGGCATGGGAGAGAAGAAGCTCGACAACATCCTGCGAGGAATCAAACTTCACGCTGCAAGCAAAGAGAGAATCTCGTTAGGTATTGCCCTCCCGATTGTCGAAAAGATTATTGATTCCCTCAAGAAATATAACCCCACGGGAAGAATGTCGCCTGCCGGCTCGCTCAGGCGCATGAAGGAGACAATTGGCGACATAGACATCCTGGTCGAGAGCAGAGAAGGGGAGGAGATCATTGACAGGTTCACTTCTCTCCCCGACGTGCAGGAAGTGCTTGCAAAGGGAGATACAAAGGGAAGCATCATCGTGAGCGAAGGTCTTCAGGTCGATATCCGCGCAGTTCCTCCGGAATCTTTTGGGTCCGCCCTGCAGTACTTTACCGGTTCGAAAGAACACAACGTACATCTGAGGGAAATCGCGAAGAAGATGGGAATGAAAATCAGCGAATATGGAATCTTCAAGGGGGACAAGAGTATTGGTGGCAGAGCAGAAGAAGACATCTATGAGGGACTTGGCCTCGAATTGATGCCGCCTGAATTGAGGGAAGACTCGGGAGAAATAGAAGCTTCCGGACAGGGGAGTCTTCCTCGTCTCCTTGAGGAGAACGACATAAAAGGTGATCTCCATGTTCATTCTGCATACAGTGATGGATTCAATACGATCGAAGAAGTGGTACTCGCCGGAAAGCGCATGGGCTATTCCTATCTGGCAATATGCGACCACACAAAATCTGCCGCTTATGCCGGAGGCCTTTCTGAGGAACGGCTCTCCAAACAGATGGCAGAGATTGACGGGCTGCGGAAGAGGATTTCCGGCATACGAATTCTGAAAGGAGCGGAGGTTGACATAAAAGCCGATGGGAGCTTGGACCTTCCGGATTCCATACTGGAGAAACTTGACGTCGTGGTTGCTGCGATACACAGCGGCTTCAGGAAGAATGTCACCGAGAGAATTGTTAAAGCCATGAGGAATCCATTTGTTCGCATAATTGCGCACCCGACCGGGAGGCTGATTTCAAAGAGAGAGGGGTACGACGTAGATCTTGAAAGAGTATTGGAGGAAGCGCGGAAAACCGGAACTGCTCTTGAAATAAATGCCTACTATGATCGGTTAGACTTAAATGATGGGAACGCAAGGCGTGCAAAAGAGCTGGGGGTGAAGCTGGCAATCGGCACAGATTCGCACAATACGGAACAGCTCTGGATGATGAAACTCGGCGTTTCCGTCGCGCGAAGGGCATGGCTCGAGAAATCCGATGTCCTGAATGCTTCCAGCAGGCTGGAGTCGAGAAAGAGGAAATCATCTTGACAGGCGCTATTGGGACGTGGTAAGATACAGACCAAGAGAACAAGAGATGTAATTGTTTGACATGTAGAGAGTTGTGGTGGAAGGTTTAGATGTTACTTTAGAGAAAGCGAGGAGTACATGCAGGAGAAAGTCGAACAGGCCTTGCGCGAGATTAGACCTTCGCTTCAAGCCGACGGCGGGGACATAGAGCTGGTTGATGTAGTTGACGGAGTGGTTCGGGTCAGACTTCTGGGGGCTTGTGGCTGCTGCCCCTTCTCCCAGATGACGTTGAAAGCAGGCGTCGAGAGAGTGCTGAAAGAGAGAGTACCAGAGGTAAAAGCAGTGGAGTCCCTCTAGGAAGAGCCGCAGTCAGTCGGGTTTCTGCAGGCTTTTTACTCCAACCTCTCCAGGCATAAAGTACTTCCTGAGAAGAAGTCGCTAGTTCTGGAACTTTGAGAATGTTGCGGGGTAGCTAGACTAGGCAGGCAAGCCCTGCCAAAAAGGTTCCCTGTTACTCGCGTAGTTCCACGACACACGGCCGGCAGCGATTGCCGGGCATCCCTTTTTCGTGTGGTCTATGGGATACGGTTTTAACGGGGAACCTTTTTGTTGATCCAAGGACCATGGGCTCAGCACATTGCCTCACGCCATGGTCTCAACTTCACAAGAGTATCCTGGTATGATGGACAGTTGCAAGAACAATCTTCCGTGCAGCCTGCTCCGAGTTTCACGGCCCCGGGACGCGGAATCGTGCGTGACGGTAACCCGGCAATATTGTTTGCCCCTTCTTGTTGACAAAGCGAGTTTCTGTGATGCAAAGTTCAACCGGGTCTGATGACCTGACAGAACACATATGATCCAGCACACTGAAAGACTTTTTTGGCAGGATCCGTACATGAAGGAGTTTGAGGCAAAAGTGCTCCTTGTCCGGGAAACCCCGGGCGGAGCCGAAGTTCTTCTCGACAGGACCGCCTTCTATCCTTCCTCCGGCGGACAGCCCTCTGACACCGGTTTTCTTGACGGGATAAGAGTCATCGAAGCAATAGAAAAAGAAGAAGAAATATTCCATGCCATTGAAGGTTCGCTTGAACCCGGCAAGGCAGTCCGCGGCACGGTGGATTGGGACAGGCGTTTCGATCTCATGCAGCAGCACACGGGGCAGCACGTTCTTTCTCAGGCGTTTCTGGCGGAGAACGTCGGTGAGACTCTTTCCGTGCATATCGGGTTCGAGAGCTCGAATCTGGAGCTTTCCGCTCAGGAGGCAAGCGACGAAATACTCGATTCCGTTGAAAAGGCTGCCAATGCGATAGTCGAAGAGTGCAGACCCGTCAAGACCTATTTCGTCACGCCGGAGGAACTTGAAGCTCTTCCTCTGAGAAAGCCGGCCGTCTCTCACGACAGGATAAGAATAGTGGAAAGAGATTTTCCTGATCTCTCCTGCCGGATTCGGGGAGAATCTGGCGAAGATTCTGGAGACCCGTGTCAAGCAGGTCGGGGGGAACGGCGGTGGAAAAAAAGGAAATTTCCAGGGATTCGTTCCAAGCCCGGTCGATCTCCCGGCCTTTCTTTCTGATGTGGAGAAAGAGATCATCAGGGTTATCGGTTCATGAGGATAGTCTGAAACTCTCTTCGTCTTACGCCTTGATTCGCGAACCTGCCGCCCGGTATCACAGATTCCGGGGATTGATGAGCACGAATTGCAGAAAAGTGTGGAAACAGAACCGGGAACTGTGTAAAATGAACATGACTGCCACAACACTCGCAGGTGCTTTTCTCTAGTAATCACTCTGTGCTCGGGAAAGCAGCCGATTGCCAATACCGGCGACGGTGGGCCCGTTTTTCCGGGAATGCAAAGCAATGATGGGAGGTACCTACATGGAAACATGGAAGCCCGTAGCTGTTGACGACAAGAATTTCGAATCTGAGGTTCTCAAATCTGATATCCCTGTCCTGGTTGATTTCTGGGCTCCATGGTGCGCTCCGTGCAGAATGATTGCACCCGTTGTTGAAGAACTTGCCCAGGAGATGAAGGGTAAAATCAAGGTTGGAAAGATCAACGTTGACGAGAATGCATTGACAGCGTCCAAGTATGGCGTGCGTGGAATCCCGACTCTTCTGCTTTTCAAGGGAGGCGAGATCGCTGCTCAGAAAGTCGGCGCTGCATCCAAAGTCGAGCTTGTGAAGATGGTTGAGCAAGCTCTTGGCTCGTAAGGGGAATGTCAGCCCGTGAATAAATATGACATGGTTATCGCAGGCGGGGGGCCCGCAGGACTTACTGCAGCCACTTACGCATCCAGGGCAAAATTGAGCGTGCTCGTTGCAGAGAAACTGGCTCCCGGCGGACAGGTTCTTCTTACTGAACGAATCGAAAACTACCCGGGATTCGAGTCGATTCCGGGCTACGAACTCGCGGAGAAGATGGAGCATCAAGCCAGAGGATTCGGAGCCGAGATAGTGACTGAGACGGTCAGCGCCGCCAGGAAGGATGGCTCAAGGGTTTTGGTCACGACCGAGACAAGGGAAATCGAAGCCGGATGCATGATTGCCGCGACCGGCACCGAGCCCAGGGTGCTCGGCGTCCCTGGTGAGAAGGAGCTCAGAGGAAAAGGAGTCTCATACTGCGCCACATGTGACGGGCCGTTTTTTGCAGGGAAGAAAATCGCGGTATTGGGCGGCGGAAACTCTGCGGTCGAAGAAGGAATCTATTTGACGAAATTCGCAGAGCAGGTTTTTCTGATTCATAGACGTGACAAGCTGAGAGCCGTGAGGCTTCTTCAGGAACGGGCTCTGGCGAACAAAAAGATCGCCTTCCTCTGGGATTCGGTATTGGAAGAAGTGGAGGGCAACAACTCGGTTTCTCAGGTGAGGCTGAAGAACCTGAAGACAGGTGAAAGGACAGAGCTCAAGGTTGACGGCGTTTTCATATATGCAGGCATGCTGCCAAGAGGCGATTTCCTGCCCGAGTCGGTCCGGAAGGATGAGGCAGGATATATTGTCACAGATGACAAAATGGAGACATCCGAAAAAGGGATCTTTGCCGCGGGAGACGTGCGGCAGAAACTTGTGAGACAGATAGCTACAGCCGTCGGAGACGGTACGATGGCGGCTGTTGCCGCAGGAAAGTACCTGGAGGAAGAGACGTAGTCCGCTCAAGCTGATCGCTCATTGCCTATAGAAAAGCGCAGGGGCTCAAGATGGAACTTGAGCCCCTGTTTTTTCGGCCTCGGAACACGGAAAGGTACGGCCGGAAGGCTCCGGGACAGCTTTATGGTCTTTTCGTAGACCGGCCTCTGGGACCGGGAACCGCATTCCTGCCTCTTACTCTTTCTATCGTCTGCCTCATTTCCCGCTCGAACTGCTCGTTGAAGATGATGAACTTTGCCTGCTCGTACGGTGCAAGAATCGCTTTCAATTCTTTCAGCTCGTCCTTCTTGAGTTGGTCCATTGAGGAACCGTTTACTTCAAGGGCATCGAGTGTCTCCTTGAGCTTCGCATCCGAAGGAGACTGGTCGTTGGCCAGGTCCCGCAGTGCGGTCAAGAGTTTTCTCCTCTCTATCCCAAGCGCCGCCCTCTTGTCGTTATACTTGTTCAGAACGGGAAAGAGCTTTGCACCTTTCTCTTCTGTGAGGTTGAGTTCCTCAGTGAGTCTCCACATCCTCATAGTCTCAATTTTCCTGTGAACCCTTTCCATGCGCTCAGGAACGGTTGGCGGGCCGGGAGGCGATGCTGCAGGGACCGCAAAGATCCCTGCCCCTCCCATATTGAGAGCCATGCAAGGAGGAAATGGGGCAGCAAGTTCGTCCATCCAATCTTCATCGATGTCGGGAGCGGCATCCGGAGGAAACGCGCCAGGCGGTCCGTAGATCCCGGGCTCCGGATCGTTGGGATTGTCTGGAGCCGGGGCCGGCGGAAAAGCGTATGAATTCTGTGATACGAAAACCAGTCCAATGATGAAGATCGAAACACAGAAGAACAGAAAACGAATCGAATTCCCTTTCATGACTGACTCCTCCCTATAGAAGGTCCGACTTTCTTGAGCTCATCCTCAAGCTTGGAGAGCTCGCTGGTGCTCAACGTGGTGAGACTCGTAACAAACTCCGGCGAAGAGTTCTCGATGGCATAAAGGAGAGTCTCGCCGCCATCTTCCTGAAGGGTGGTCTCAAAGGCCGACGTCAGATCCTGAGAGAGCTTAGCCAGCTCTTCCTCCGAAAGTGAGTAGACTGAAATACGGCTATCCTCATTTTCGAAGAGGAGCTGTTCTTTCGGGAAGTCATTCCGGAGATCTCCAATCCTGGGGAAAAAGACTAAGGCGACTGCGACAAGAATGACAGCAGAGGCGCCTGAAACCACGTACACGAGTCTCCTCAGATCAGGAAACAACAATCCGCGAATACGTTCTGCCAAGCCCGATGTCTCTTCTTTGCAATCAAGTTCTGCCAAAACAGCCGAATGGAAACTACTCCAGTATTTATCGCCGGGATCCGGAAGCGGTCTGGAGAGCGAAGAAAGAACCTTGCGCAAGGATTCAAGTTCCCCGGCACAAGCGGCACAAGATGAGAGATGTGCGCTTACTTCCTGAGCATCTCCCTTCTCAAGTTGTCCTTCTTCGTAACTCAGAAGAAGCTCTTTTACTTTCTTGCATTTCATTTCGTCTCCCCCATACCGGAGACCTGCCCTTCCTTCTCCCTTTCTTCCCAAAGTGCCCTGAGTTTCCTCACGGCGTGATGATAATTAACTTTTACTGCTCCTTCACGGGTGTTGAGAATCTTTGCGATTTCCTTGTAGCTTAATCCCTTGTCGGCTCTCAGTATCAAAGCTGCCCTCTGTTTCTCGGGAAGTTTCATTGCCTCACTCCAGACAAACGACAGTGTATCTTCACCTGAGAGTCTCTCCAGGGTGGCGGGCTCTTCGACCAGCGACTCGGGCGCAAGCTCTGATTTCCTTTTTCTCGCCCTGTCCCGCCAGTAATTCTTCGTCAGATTGATTGCAATTTGATAGAGCCATGTCTTGAAGCTTGACTCCTCCTTGAAGCCCGACAGTGCCATGTACGCCCTGACGAACACCGATTGAGCAAGATCCGAAGCTTCATCGTGGTCTCCAACCGCCTTGAGACAAAGGAAGTAGATGACCCGCTCGTATCTGAGAACAAGCTCACCGAAGGCCTCTTTATCTCCCTTCTTTGACCTCGAGAGGAGCTCGCTATCGGATGTCACCTGTTTCTCCAGATTCCTACCTTTTGACACCTCAGGGAAAAGAAGGTAAAATGGCTTTTCCCCCATGCCGTGGATCAGACCTTTTCCTTTGACATGGCCTCTCTTCCAGTGATAGCTTCGACAAGGTTTCTCGATCAAGAACCGCCCCCATGTCAAGTAGAATCTCTCTCATCCTATGTTCTTTGTTGAGCCTGACAGGCATAGCGCGAAGCGCATCTGCTCTTTGGGTAAACATCCCTTCTCGTACGACGACCATACACGACCAGAGGATGAGCCCATATCTATGCGCGATAGATCCCGACAATAATCTCTGGTTCATCACTTCCGCGGCCTCGGGCTACGGCTCGCACAACGGACTTCTCAAGCTGACTCACGGAGAGACAACCGCCGTTCTTGTCGACGAATTCCCGCTTGGCTCCCTCGTTGTCGAGCTGACGGGCATAGCCGTGCTCGCACGGGATGTTTTCGTCTCCGCAAGAGTTGCCGACGGAGGTTCATACATTATCAGATATCGGTCCGGATCCAGGGACGAAAGAGAGCTTTTCCCGAAGAGCGGCCAAACTGGCTATGAGACTGCTTTCTGGGGAATTGATGTTACAACTCGGGGATACCTCTTTGCAGGTGTGACGGCGCCTGGGGGCTCTGGACTGCGAGAATTCGACTTCACGGAGAGGGGGAGAGACGGTGCCGAAGTCCTGCCCCGCCCGCAGGGATTGGCACCAGGGGGGGCTGTAAAGGACATCAGCGTTCTCCGGGGGAGAGACTACAACCTTCCCGGGAGCTTCATTCTCTCGTCGTGCGCCGGATCAGGAGTATGCATGTGGCGCGGCGGCACGGCATTGGACCCTTCGGGCTATGTGGCAGAACCGAACCTCGTGCTTACCGGCTCGTTCTCTCCGAACGGCGTTGTCCTTGACCCGGTGGGAAATTTCTTCGCGTGCTGTAGCGGCGGCGGAAACGTGTGGGCTCGCTTCTTCAATGCATTCGGCCACCTACTGGAGATGTTTCCCGATCCCGGCTTCGAGAGTCCGTCGGATGTGGCACTCACGAAGGGCGGAGATTTCCTTTATGTCATCGACCAGAAGGCAAGAAAGATATTCTTCTTTGAATACCCGGTGGCCATTGAGCCCGTGTCTTGGGGCAGCATCAAGGCACTCTTCAAGCAGGCAAACTGAGAGTCAGAGGGGGTGATTGCGGTTGAAGGCTCGCCTTGCAATAGGTATAGACCTTGGCGGGACCACGTTGAGGGGCGGAATCTTTGATGAGACCGGGAATGTCCGCTTTGCGAAAGCGATGCCTGTTGAGGCCGGCAAGGGGAAAGATGCAATTCTCGGAAAGATTTTTGGTCTTACAAGTGAGTTGGTGAAGAAAGGCAATGGGAAGGTTCTGGGAATTGGTGTCGGAAGTCCCGGGACAGTTGACTTCCCTTCCGGAAAGATTCTTGGCGCATCCCCTAATCTTCCCGGGTGGTGCAATATCCCGCTCAAGAGTTTTCTTGAGAGACGCTTCTCAATCCCCGTCTATGTTGACAATGATGCAAACGCCGCAACTCTGGGTGAAGCGATGCTTGGCGCAGGGAAAGGGCACTCGAATTTCATGATGGTCACCCTTGGAACAGGCATTGGCGGCGGACTATTTCTCGACGGGAAACTCTTCAGGGGAAGTCTCTCAGGAGCCGGGGAAATCGGGCACATGACACTTAGCCCGTCCGGACCGATCTGCGGGTGCGGCGGCCGGGGGTGCCTTGAGAGCTTTTCTTCTGCGACGGCGATAGGAAAACGGGCGGAGAATCTTATCATTGCGGGGGTCAAAACAAAAATCGGAACTCCGGCAGATGTCAATCGCAAGAGAATCAGCGCCAAGACTGTTTTTGACAGGGCAAAGAGGGGAGATAGAATCGCAGTTTCGATCGTAGATGAAGCTATGCTCTTCCTTGGCGCGGCTATAGGCTCCATCTCAAATCTCATCGATCCTGACGCCATTGTCCTGGGCGGCGGAATGTCCCTGGCCGGTGATTTTCTTCTCGAAAGGGTAAGGCGCTATTCGATTCTTTTTACTCTTCCAACAATCGGAAGCAGAGTTGAGATAAAACTCTCCAGGCTGAGGGACGATGCAGGTGTCCTGGGCGCCGGGCTCCTGGTTTTTGAAAACCTGAGAAGGTAAGTCTCCAGAACACGGCTCGCCTTGAGGCCGTAGATGGCACTTGAATTCATGAGTTTGGCGGCATGACCAAGCGAAGAATAAAGATAGTCTATTCAGATGCCTATGAAGTCGATATTGGTCCCCATGTTTTCGCAACACAAAAATACCGTCTGATCAAGAGTCTGCTCATTGAAGAGAAAGTGGCTTCGGAAGGGGATTTCGTGTCTCCGGAGCCGGCCACAGATGATGACGTACTTCTCGTTCACACGAAGGGATACGTCGAGAAACTCAAGAACGGGACCCTTTCGACGAAAGACATTCTTGTCCTCGAGCTCCCCTATTCAAAAGAACTTGTCTCAGCTTCGTGGCTTGGAGCAGGAGGGACAATTCTCTCGTTCAAGAATGCCATTGAGCACGGCGTCGGAATTCATCTCGGCGGCGGATTTCACCATGCCTTCCCGGACGACGGCGAAGGTTTCTGCGTTCTGAACGACATAGCCATAGGCATAAAGAGGCTCCTCAAGGACGGGGACATCCGGAGAGCGATTGTTGTTGACTGCGACCTCCACCAGGGAAACGGCACCGCGTACATATTCCGGGAAGCCCCGAACGTTTTCACCTTCTCAATACATCAGGAAGACAACTATCCGATGATGAAACCGTCGAGCGACCTTGATGTGGGGCTTCGCGATGGAACAGGGGGGGCAGAGTATCTGGCAGTACTCCGCGAGAGAATTCCCGCGATTCTGGACAGCATCAAACCCGAGCTGATAGTGTACGTGGGCGGCGCGGACCCATACATGAGAGACCAGCTTGGCGCGCTCAAACTGACCATACAAGACCTGATGACGAGGGATTTTCTCATCTATTCGATGGCGAGAGAAAGGAACATCCCCGTCTCTCTTCTTCTTGCAGGCGGCTATGCCTACGATACGATGGACACGGTGATAATACACTCTAACTCGGTGAGGGTATTCCTCGGAAAGGCAGCCATCGATGAAAAGAAAGCTTAAGGTCGG
The DNA window shown above is from Candidatus Eisenbacteria bacterium and carries:
- a CDS encoding M20/M25/M40 family metallo-hydrolase, yielding MEKGSRNPDSSLGQEVVDWSRANEEAIRILQDLIRIDTSNPPGNETKVAEYLHQLFSQEGIESEILEPGSGRGTIVARIRGSGKQRPILLLSHTDVVGVEREKWSLEPFSGQIKEDYLYGRGAIDDKGMTAVETEIMLLVRRHNIPLDRDIVFVAEADEEAGGRFGINWIVKNHFQKIDAEVAINEGGRVMESGGKVRYVAVQTTEKVPYNVKLTVEGHGGHASMPRPDNCISILSTALSRISKYETKVKLNPAARVFFNGLAKKEKFPASFYLKNLKTPMIGGFCSRRVSKNLMLNAVMRNTVSPTILRAGIRANVIPSSCEAHLNVRLLPGETIEEFVSELENVVRDNRVKIEYKKPEQGESEGSSFQNEFFAKIVEASKKIFPGAEVVPFLSAGATDSRALRKKGMQAYGILPFPLTEDDLGRMHGNDERVSLKSFYSGLLLLYTLVTSIAGARQ
- a CDS encoding deoxynucleoside kinase, whose protein sequence is MKKNFFLAIAGNIGVGKTNLTKALNQKLGWRSYYEPVVNNPYLENFYKDMQRWSFHLQMFFLSRRFEAQREFMLIEESFIQDRTIYEDGEVFARTLYEQGSMTEVDYENYKSLFDLMVSFLRPPDMIIYLEASPEILLGRIENRGRDCEKSITMEYLSRLDNAYKRWVEKASSYSRIYRIDTERTNFVKDTDAIESLVEMLRMEEQNLPSIGALGSKQF
- the polX gene encoding DNA polymerase/3'-5' exonuclease PolX — its product is MKNRVLSELFEQMADALEFKGENRFKVNAYRKVSRVLGDLREDIEHVRKEGKLLEVPGIGKGTAEKIEEYLKTGRISKFKEVMDGVPPGIVDLLSIQGLGPKTLALAYKELGVKSVEDLVRVSKDKTLASLPGMGEKKLDNILRGIKLHAASKERISLGIALPIVEKIIDSLKKYNPTGRMSPAGSLRRMKETIGDIDILVESREGEEIIDRFTSLPDVQEVLAKGDTKGSIIVSEGLQVDIRAVPPESFGSALQYFTGSKEHNVHLREIAKKMGMKISEYGIFKGDKSIGGRAEEDIYEGLGLELMPPELREDSGEIEASGQGSLPRLLEENDIKGDLHVHSAYSDGFNTIEEVVLAGKRMGYSYLAICDHTKSAAYAGGLSEERLSKQMAEIDGLRKRISGIRILKGAEVDIKADGSLDLPDSILEKLDVVVAAIHSGFRKNVTERIVKAMRNPFVRIIAHPTGRLISKREGYDVDLERVLEEARKTGTALEINAYYDRLDLNDGNARRAKELGVKLAIGTDSHNTEQLWMMKLGVSVARRAWLEKSDVLNASSRLESRKRKSS
- a CDS encoding NifU family protein, translated to MQEKVEQALREIRPSLQADGGDIELVDVVDGVVRVRLLGACGCCPFSQMTLKAGVERVLKERVPEVKAVESL
- a CDS encoding alanyl-tRNA editing protein, which codes for MKEFEAKVLLVRETPGGAEVLLDRTAFYPSSGGQPSDTGFLDGIRVIEAIEKEEEIFHAIEGSLEPGKAVRGTVDWDRRFDLMQQHTGQHVLSQAFLAENVGETLSVHIGFESSNLELSAQEASDEILDSVEKAANAIVEECRPVKTYFVTPEELEALPLRKPAVSHDRIRIVERDFPDLSCRIRGESGEDSGDPCQAGRGERRWKKRKFPGIRSKPGRSPGLSF
- the trxA gene encoding thioredoxin, with the translated sequence METWKPVAVDDKNFESEVLKSDIPVLVDFWAPWCAPCRMIAPVVEELAQEMKGKIKVGKINVDENALTASKYGVRGIPTLLLFKGGEIAAQKVGAASKVELVKMVEQALGS
- the trxB gene encoding thioredoxin-disulfide reductase, producing the protein MNKYDMVIAGGGPAGLTAATYASRAKLSVLVAEKLAPGGQVLLTERIENYPGFESIPGYELAEKMEHQARGFGAEIVTETVSAARKDGSRVLVTTETREIEAGCMIAATGTEPRVLGVPGEKELRGKGVSYCATCDGPFFAGKKIAVLGGGNSAVEEGIYLTKFAEQVFLIHRRDKLRAVRLLQERALANKKIAFLWDSVLEEVEGNNSVSQVRLKNLKTGERTELKVDGVFIYAGMLPRGDFLPESVRKDEAGYIVTDDKMETSEKGIFAAGDVRQKLVRQIATAVGDGTMAAVAAGKYLEEET
- a CDS encoding zf-HC2 domain-containing protein; this encodes MKCKKVKELLLSYEEGQLEKGDAQEVSAHLSSCAACAGELESLRKVLSSLSRPLPDPGDKYWSSFHSAVLAELDCKEETSGLAERIRGLLFPDLRRLVYVVSGASAVILVAVALVFFPRIGDLRNDFPKEQLLFENEDSRISVYSLSEEELAKLSQDLTSAFETTLQEDGGETLLYAIENSSPEFVTSLTTLSTSELSKLEDELKKVGPSIGRSQS
- a CDS encoding RNA polymerase sigma factor is translated as MIEKPCRSYHWKRGHVKGKGLIHGMGEKPFYLLFPEVSKGRNLEKQVTSDSELLSRSKKGDKEAFGELVLRYERVIYFLCLKAVGDHDEASDLAQSVFVRAYMALSGFKEESSFKTWLYQIAINLTKNYWRDRARKRKSELAPESLVEEPATLERLSGEDTLSFVWSEAMKLPEKQRAALILRADKGLSYKEIAKILNTREGAVKVNYHHAVRKLRALWEEREKEGQVSGMGETK